From a single Aquarana catesbeiana isolate 2022-GZ linkage group LG09, ASM4218655v1, whole genome shotgun sequence genomic region:
- the SLITRK2 gene encoding SLIT and NTRK-like protein 2 translates to MLNSILLLSVISVTAIIKTESRKTAKDICKIRCLCEEKENVLNINCENKGFTSVSLLLPPQSRIYQLFLNGNLLSRLYPNEFVNYSNAVTLHLGNNELQEIRTGAFNGLKTLKRLHLNNNKLEVLKEETFQGLESLEYLQADYNFISVIEAGAFNKLNKLKVLILNDNLLLSLPNNVFRFVLLTHLDLRGNRLKMLPFAGVLEHIGGIMEIQLEENPWNCTCDLIPLKAWLDTITVFVGEIVCETPFRLHGKDVTQLTRQDLCPRKSASDTNQRSVHPAFPDIRVQRMPPTFNPAVTPTRPPKASRPPKTRNRPTPRVTVSKDRQIFGPIMVYQTKSPVPLSCPETCVCTSQTSDSGLNVNCQERKISNISDLQPKPSSPRKFYLTGNYLQIVYKTDLLEFSSLDLLHLGNNRIAVIQEGAFSNLTSLRRLYLNGNYLEVLYPSMFDGLFSLQYLYLEYNVIKDIFPRTFDALSNLQLLFLNNNLLRSLPDNVFGGTALTRLNLRNNHFSYLPIKGVLDQLTAFIQIDLQENPWDCTCDILGLKNWIEQSSSTVVVQEVTCESPLKHVGEHLRIMSKETICPENPHLADATMLSFNHKSHTPHPYSVSPSPYPELHSEVPLSVLILGLLVVFILSVCFGAGLFVFVLKRRKGVQSVSGSSANNLDLSSFQLQYSSYNPSSNDKTEAHVYNYIPPPVGQMCQNPIYMQKEGDPVAYYRNLQEFSYSKLEHKKEDPTAYTISTTDLLEKSSTPAEPELLYQNIAERIKELPSGGVVHYNFCTLPKRQLMPAYESRRQNQDRINKTVLYGTPRKYFAEQSKQEHLFLQGKMQSEPDYLEVLEKQTAISQL, encoded by the coding sequence ATGCtgaacagcattttgttgctgaGTGTTATATCAGTGACTGCGATCATAAAGACAGAGAGTCGTAAAACTGCTAAAGACATATGCAAGATTCGCTGTTTGTGCGAGGAAAAGGAAAATGTGCTAAATATCAATTGTGAAAACAAAGGCTTTACCAGTGTCAGTTTACTGCTTCCACCACAGTCTAGAATATACCAGCTTTTCCTTAATGGCAACTTACTAAGCAGGCTGTACCCGAACGAGTTTGTCAATTACTCCAATGCAGTGACTCTACATCTAGGCAACAACGAGCTGCAAGAGATCAGGACTGGAGCTTTCAACGGGCTAAAGACACTGAAAAGATTGCATCTAAATAATAACAAATTAGAAGTATTAAAAGAAGAAACTTTCCAGGGCCTTGAGAGTCTTGAATATCTCCAAGCAGATTACAATTTCATCAGTGTCATTGAAGCTGGGGCTTTCAACAAACTGAATAAATTAAAAGTATTGATACTGAATGACAATCTTCTGCTTTCTCTACCAAACAACGTCTTTCGCTTTGTACTTTTAACCCATTTGGATCTGAGAGGCAATAGACTTAAAATGCTGCCCTTTGCTGGTGTCCTTGAGCACATTGGTGGGATCATGGAGATTCAGCTGGAGGAGAACCCTTGGAATTGTACTTGTGATTTGATTCCACTGAAAGCATGGCTAGATACCATTACAGTGTTTGTAGGGGAGATTGTCTGTGAGACCCCCTTTCGGCTTCATGGGAAAGATGTCACTCAGCTTACCAGACAAGATCTGTGCCCCAGGAAAAGTGCCAGTGATACAAATCAAAGGTCTGTTCACCCAGCTTTTCCAGATATTCGTGTACAAAGGATGCCTCCAACATTTAACCCTGCAGTAACTCCAACCAGACCTCCCAAGGCCAGCAGACCTCCAAAAACTAGAAACAGACCCACTCCTAGAGTAACAGTGTCCAAAGATAGGCAAATCTTTGGGCCTATCATGGTTTATCAAACCAAGTCTCCGGTTCCTCTAAGTTGTCCTGAAACTTGTGTTTGTACCTCACAGACCTCTGACAGTGGCTTAAATGTTAATTGCCAAGAGAGAAAAATCAGCAACATATCTGATCTTCAACCTAAGCCCAGCAGCCCAAGGAAATTCTACCTGACAGGCAATTATTTGCAAATTGTTTATAAAACTGATCTTCTTGAATTTAGCTCCCTGGATTTGTTACATTTAGGAAATAACCGAATTGCAGTTATACAGGAAGGTGCCTTTTCCAACCTCACAAGTTTACGTAGACTTTACCTTAATGGCAACTACCTTGAAGTACTCTACCCCTCTATGTTTGATGGCTTGTTCAGCTTGCAATATCTTTATTTAGAGTACAATGTAATTAAGGACATTTTCCCACGTACATTTGATGCTCTGAGCAATCTTCAGCTCTTGTTCCTAAACAACAATTTGCTGAGATCACTGCCTGATAACGTATTTGGTGGCACAGCCCTGACAAGGCTAAATTTAAGAAACAATCACTTTTCTTACTTGCCCATAAAGGGAGTTCTTGATCAGCTCACTGCCTTCATCCAAATAGATCTCCAGGAAAACCCTTGGGATTGTACATGTGATATTTTAGGTCTTAAGAACTGGATTGAACAATCAAGTTCAACGGTGGTTGTCCAAGAAGTAACCTGTGAGTCACCACTGAAACATGTCGGGGAGCATTTAAGGATTATGTCTAAGGAGACAATCTGTCCAGAAAACCCACATTTAGCAGATGCCACTATGTTATCATTTAATCATAAATCCCACACACCACATCCTTACAGTGTATCACCAAGCCCCTACCCTGAATTGCACTCTGAGGTTCCACTGTCAGTGTTAATTTTGGGATTACTAGTCGTTTTTATCCTGTCTGTGTGCTTTGGGGCTGGGCTTTTTGTCTTTGTACTCAAAAGAAGGAAAGGGGTACAGAGTGTTTCAGGCAGTAGTGCAAACAATTTAGATCTCAGTTCTTTTCAGCTCCAGTATAGTTCATACAATCCCAGTTCCAATGACAAAACTGAGGCTCATGTGTACAACTACATACCACCACCTGTTGGGCAAATGTGCCAAAATCCGATCTACATGCAAAAAGAAGGCGATCCTGTTGCTTATTACAGAAACCTACAAGAGTTTAGCTATAGTAAACTGGAACACAAAAAGGAAGATCCAACTGCATATACAATAAGCACAACTGACCTGCTGGAAAAGTCCTCTACCCCAGCAGAACCAGAACTTTTGTACCAGAACATTGCAGAGAGGATAAAGGAGCTGCCTAGTGGAGGGGTAGTTCATTACAACTTTTGCACCCTGCCCAAAAGGCAGCTTATGCCTGCATATGAGTCGAGGCGTCAGAATCAGGACAGGATTAATAAAACTGTTTTATATGGCACCCCCAGAAAATATTTTGCTGAACAATCTAAACAGGAGCATCTTTTTCTTCAAGGAAAAATGCAGTCAGAGCCAGATTACCTTGAGGTTTTGGAAAAGCAAACTGCAATAAGTCAGCTGTAG